The following coding sequences are from one Bradyrhizobium sp. 200 window:
- a CDS encoding VOC family protein: MGLGGLQHYTIEPSDLERTKDFYCDVLGLENGDRPPLDFPGYWLYSGGTATVHLMGTRKPREGIVVRGTEKKYEDTGRLDHIAFAATDVDGMRKRLQSKGVKFRESIVPRTGDTQFFLYDPDGVGVELNFPKT; this comes from the coding sequence ATGGGACTTGGCGGATTGCAGCACTACACCATCGAACCATCTGACCTTGAGCGTACCAAGGATTTCTACTGTGACGTGCTGGGCCTGGAGAACGGCGACCGTCCGCCGCTCGATTTTCCCGGCTACTGGCTCTATTCCGGCGGCACTGCCACAGTGCATCTGATGGGCACGCGCAAGCCGCGCGAGGGGATCGTGGTGCGCGGTACCGAGAAAAAGTACGAGGATACCGGCCGGCTTGACCACATCGCCTTTGCAGCGACGGATGTCGATGGGATGCGCAAGCGCCTGCAGTCGAAAGGCGTCAAATTCCGCGAGAGCATCGTGCCGCGTACCGGCGATACGCAGTTTTTCCTCTACGATCCCGACGGCGTCGGTGTCGAACTGAATTTCCCGAAAACCTGA
- a CDS encoding acyl-CoA dehydrogenase family protein, with amino-acid sequence MDLNAPIANSADLAGDQAVIARAEAVRPDVATASDDIETARRLPPALLDKLHDAQLFRLLLPRSTNGIETDPVTFFHVIETIAKADASTAWCLSQAGGCAMSAAYLDLPVAQAIFGDPRAVLAWGPGPRVRAVECEGGYRVTGVWSFASGGRHATWLGAHCPIHTADGSPKYDASGAPLERTMLVRSEDVEWTDIWNTVGLRGTASDQFALNDFFVRADHSITREFDRECRERGPLYRMSNHTCYQVGFAGVACGIARTALDNFVETMRSKVPRGARVSLRDNAVVQSNLAQAEVNLRAARGYVLQSMADTWKDLSAGATITVAQRMNIRMASTHAIHKAREAVDFAYNAAGATAIFENHPLERRFRDIHTVTQQLQGQLRHFETVGAWMMGVDTDLSFV; translated from the coding sequence ATGGACTTGAATGCACCGATCGCAAATTCTGCCGATCTTGCCGGCGACCAGGCGGTGATTGCCCGGGCCGAGGCCGTACGTCCCGATGTCGCGACAGCTTCCGACGACATCGAGACCGCGCGCCGGCTGCCGCCCGCGCTGCTCGACAAGCTGCACGATGCCCAATTGTTCCGTCTGTTGCTGCCCCGCTCCACCAATGGAATCGAAACCGATCCCGTCACTTTTTTCCACGTCATTGAAACCATCGCCAAAGCCGATGCTTCCACCGCCTGGTGCCTCAGCCAGGCCGGCGGCTGTGCGATGTCGGCGGCTTATCTGGACCTACCGGTAGCGCAGGCGATCTTCGGCGATCCGCGCGCGGTGCTAGCGTGGGGGCCCGGCCCCAGGGTTCGGGCGGTCGAATGCGAGGGCGGCTACAGGGTGACCGGCGTGTGGTCCTTTGCATCCGGCGGCCGGCATGCGACTTGGCTCGGGGCGCACTGCCCGATCCACACGGCCGACGGTTCGCCCAAATACGACGCTAGCGGCGCCCCGCTCGAGCGGACCATGCTGGTACGCTCCGAGGACGTGGAGTGGACCGACATCTGGAACACCGTCGGCCTGCGCGGCACCGCCAGCGACCAGTTCGCGCTCAACGACTTCTTCGTGCGCGCCGACCATTCGATTACCCGCGAGTTCGACCGGGAATGCCGCGAGCGCGGTCCGCTGTACCGCATGAGTAATCACACCTGTTACCAGGTGGGCTTTGCCGGCGTCGCCTGCGGCATCGCCCGCACCGCACTCGACAACTTCGTCGAAACGATGCGCAGCAAAGTGCCGCGAGGCGCGAGGGTGTCGTTGCGGGACAATGCCGTGGTTCAGAGCAACCTCGCCCAGGCGGAAGTCAACCTCCGCGCCGCGCGTGGCTACGTGTTGCAGTCGATGGCCGACACATGGAAAGACCTCAGCGCGGGCGCGACCATCACGGTGGCGCAGCGCATGAATATCCGCATGGCCTCCACCCACGCCATTCACAAGGCGCGCGAGGCGGTCGACTTCGCCTACAACGCCGCCGGCGCCACCGCGATCTTCGAGAACCATCCGCTCGAACGCCGGTTCCGCGACATCCATACCGTGACCCAGCAGCTACAAGGCCAGCTCAGGCATTTTGAAACCGTCGGCGCCTGGATGATGGGCGTCGATACCGACCTCAGCTTTGTTTAG
- a CDS encoding PilZ domain-containing protein: MEEKRKHPRTEIDEPAYVSSGGSVMPCVVRNIAREGAAIDVDNPAFVPLHFRLVMAKDPSIVHECRIAWIRKNRIGLTFMKIANAAAEPPPSNPGR, from the coding sequence ATGGAAGAGAAGCGAAAACATCCGCGAACGGAGATTGATGAGCCTGCCTATGTTTCGTCGGGCGGGTCCGTCATGCCCTGCGTGGTGCGGAATATCGCACGCGAGGGAGCGGCGATCGATGTCGACAACCCGGCCTTCGTCCCGCTGCACTTTCGCCTGGTGATGGCAAAGGATCCCTCGATCGTGCACGAATGCCGGATCGCCTGGATCCGGAAGAACCGTATCGGCCTGACCTTCATGAAGATCGCGAATGCGGCTGCGGAACCGCCGCCGTCGAACCCGGGGCGCTGA
- a CDS encoding tripartite tricarboxylate transporter substrate binding protein, with the protein MAAALRILLAATWLLSGVVAVSAQGYPSKPVRVVVGFPAGGPTDAIARIVAQKLSDNLGHQFFVENVGGAGGNIAAGQVARVTPDGYTIMVISTGFVVNPSLYAKVPYDPVKDFAPVTLVAVSPNVVVVNPQVPAKTLPELVQLVRDNPGKYGFAGPGIGSTPHLGGELFRLAFKLDLVHVPFTGAGPAIQATVGGHTPIAFTALPPALSAVQSGQLRALGVASAERAAGMPDVPTFAEQGVKDQDADTLTGIVAPAGTPKEIVDLLHREIAKIVAQPDVKERLTTLGFKPVANTPEQFGARIRLEMDKWGQVVRDAKLRIE; encoded by the coding sequence ATGGCCGCAGCTTTGCGAATATTGTTGGCAGCGACGTGGCTGCTGTCCGGCGTCGTGGCAGTGTCGGCGCAAGGCTATCCGAGCAAGCCGGTGCGCGTCGTGGTCGGCTTTCCCGCCGGCGGACCGACCGACGCCATCGCCCGCATCGTCGCCCAAAAGCTTTCCGACAATCTCGGCCATCAGTTCTTCGTCGAGAACGTCGGCGGTGCGGGCGGCAACATTGCGGCCGGCCAGGTCGCGCGCGTGACGCCGGACGGCTACACCATCATGGTGATCAGCACCGGCTTTGTCGTGAATCCCAGCCTCTATGCCAAAGTCCCTTATGATCCGGTCAAGGATTTCGCGCCCGTAACACTGGTCGCGGTTTCGCCGAATGTCGTGGTGGTCAACCCGCAAGTGCCCGCCAAGACACTTCCGGAGCTGGTGCAGCTCGTTCGGGACAATCCCGGCAAGTACGGCTTTGCCGGTCCCGGCATCGGTTCGACGCCGCATCTGGGCGGCGAGCTTTTCCGGCTCGCCTTCAAGCTCGACCTGGTGCACGTGCCCTTCACAGGTGCCGGGCCAGCGATCCAGGCAACGGTCGGCGGGCACACGCCGATCGCCTTCACCGCGCTGCCGCCTGCCCTGTCGGCGGTGCAGAGCGGACAACTGCGTGCACTGGGCGTGGCGTCAGCCGAACGCGCCGCCGGGATGCCCGATGTGCCGACCTTCGCCGAACAGGGCGTGAAGGATCAGGACGCCGATACACTCACAGGCATCGTCGCGCCCGCGGGAACGCCGAAAGAGATCGTCGATCTGCTTCATCGCGAGATCGCCAAAATCGTCGCACAGCCGGACGTCAAGGAGCGCCTGACGACGCTCGGCTTCAAGCCGGTCGCCAATACGCCGGAGCAGTTCGGCGCGCGTATCAGGCTGGAGATGGACAAGTGGGGCCAAGTGGTGCGCGATGCAAAGTTGCGGATCGAATAG
- a CDS encoding DsbA family protein → MTFAAIIACASFSFVGYAMAQSTVAANVAKPVSLPDIAIGSAKAPVTITEYSSMSCPHCAAFGQNVFPMLRSKYIDTGKVRFVFREFPLDIKAAAASILARCIGKGDSEQYLSAVDTLFKLQDRLMAQTKDTLIYVGKRHGMSEQDVETCEKDQAQFDKLTADQQYAVRELKVTSTPTFFLNGVRLQGSMSFEEFEERIKPLLRK, encoded by the coding sequence ATCACCTTCGCCGCGATCATCGCATGCGCTTCGTTTTCCTTCGTGGGTTATGCGATGGCGCAAAGCACGGTTGCTGCCAACGTCGCCAAACCGGTGTCACTCCCCGACATCGCAATCGGGTCTGCAAAGGCGCCGGTGACGATTACCGAATATTCTTCGATGAGCTGCCCGCATTGCGCAGCGTTCGGCCAGAATGTCTTCCCGATGCTGCGATCGAAATATATCGACACCGGCAAGGTGCGTTTCGTGTTCCGTGAATTTCCGCTCGACATCAAGGCCGCCGCAGCTTCGATACTGGCGCGCTGCATCGGCAAAGGCGACTCGGAACAATACCTCAGCGCAGTCGACACCTTGTTCAAGCTGCAGGACCGCCTGATGGCACAGACCAAGGATACCCTGATCTATGTCGGCAAGCGGCACGGAATGAGCGAACAGGATGTCGAGACCTGCGAGAAAGACCAGGCACAGTTCGACAAGCTGACCGCCGACCAGCAATACGCTGTTCGGGAGTTGAAGGTCACGTCGACGCCGACTTTCTTTCTCAACGGTGTGCGGCTGCAGGGCTCGATGTCGTTCGAGGAGTTCGAAGAGCGGATCAAGCCGCTGCTCAGGAAATAG
- a CDS encoding aminotransferase class III-fold pyridoxal phosphate-dependent enzyme: protein MTQHTALLSETQTADAMLRARARLVVPGGMWGHLNAARLPEGYPQFFASAEGCRVRDVDGREYIDFMCSWGPILLGHRHPEVQAAAEAQAAKGDCFNGPGEVMVELAEDLVAMLPHADWAMFQKNGGDATTSCVTIARAGAGRRKVLVARGSYHGALPWCSPSVAGVTAEDRAHLLHFEYNDVQSLRAAVEEAGNDLAAILVTAFRHDMGRDLELPTKEFAAAARAACDAADAALIIDEVRAGLRLDIRGSWETLGVRPDLCAWSKAIANGYALAAVTGNDRFRETATKVFVTGSFWCGTVAMAAARATLRIARETDVAGHIRAMGLRLREGLASLAKDHGIAIRQSGPPQMPLMLFEADPEVRKGRAFCSAALRHGAFFHPQHNMFLSSAHRPADIDEALQAASHGFKAVRELEARSNR from the coding sequence ATGACCCAGCACACGGCGCTGTTGAGCGAAACGCAGACAGCGGATGCCATGTTGCGGGCAAGGGCGCGGCTGGTGGTTCCCGGCGGCATGTGGGGCCATCTGAATGCTGCGCGGCTTCCGGAAGGCTATCCGCAATTCTTCGCCTCCGCGGAGGGCTGCCGCGTCCGCGACGTCGATGGCCGCGAATACATCGACTTCATGTGCAGTTGGGGACCGATCCTGCTCGGCCATCGGCACCCGGAAGTTCAGGCCGCGGCTGAGGCGCAGGCCGCCAAGGGAGACTGCTTCAACGGCCCGGGTGAGGTCATGGTGGAGCTTGCCGAGGATCTTGTGGCCATGCTGCCGCATGCAGATTGGGCGATGTTCCAGAAGAACGGCGGCGATGCGACCACGAGCTGCGTGACGATCGCCCGCGCCGGCGCCGGACGCCGCAAGGTGCTGGTCGCGCGTGGCAGCTATCACGGCGCGCTGCCATGGTGTTCGCCAAGCGTTGCCGGGGTGACGGCCGAAGACCGCGCGCATCTCCTGCACTTCGAGTATAACGACGTGCAGAGCCTGCGGGCGGCCGTCGAAGAGGCGGGCAACGATCTCGCGGCGATCCTGGTGACGGCTTTTCGCCACGACATGGGACGCGATCTCGAATTGCCGACAAAGGAATTCGCGGCTGCCGCACGTGCGGCATGCGACGCGGCTGACGCGGCTTTGATTATCGATGAAGTGCGGGCCGGCCTGCGCCTCGATATCAGGGGAAGCTGGGAGACGCTCGGCGTTCGTCCGGACCTGTGCGCCTGGAGCAAAGCGATTGCCAACGGCTATGCGCTGGCCGCCGTTACCGGCAACGATCGCTTTCGCGAAACCGCTACCAAGGTCTTCGTCACCGGGTCGTTCTGGTGCGGCACGGTGGCGATGGCGGCGGCGCGGGCGACGTTGCGGATCGCGCGCGAGACTGATGTGGCCGGGCATATCCGCGCGATGGGCCTGCGGTTGCGCGAGGGGCTGGCGTCGCTGGCGAAAGACCATGGTATCGCGATCCGCCAGAGCGGCCCGCCGCAGATGCCGCTGATGCTGTTCGAGGCCGACCCGGAGGTACGCAAGGGCAGGGCATTCTGCTCGGCCGCGCTACGCCATGGTGCGTTCTTTCATCCCCAGCACAATATGTTCCTGTCCTCGGCGCATCGCCCGGCCGATATCGACGAGGCATTGCAGGCGGCCTCGCACGGCTTCAAGGCCGTCCGTGAACTGGAAGCAAGATCCAATCGATAA
- a CDS encoding CBS domain-containing protein, which yields MHRFLEATAGQYMTREVKTVASDTTMRELHRMFEVDDFNCYPVREGDDIVGVVSNFDFLKCFAFNPGRMVPAYDDLLSRMVSDVMTPEFIYVDPAMKLTRVLQLMVDHRMKSLPVLDAEQRLVGIIAREDIMRALTASARG from the coding sequence GTGCATAGATTTCTGGAAGCGACCGCCGGGCAATACATGACGCGCGAGGTTAAAACGGTTGCAAGCGACACCACCATGCGCGAACTGCACAGGATGTTCGAGGTCGATGATTTCAACTGCTATCCGGTGCGCGAAGGCGATGACATCGTCGGCGTCGTAAGCAACTTCGATTTCCTGAAATGCTTCGCGTTCAACCCCGGCCGCATGGTTCCGGCCTATGACGATTTGCTGTCGCGGATGGTGTCGGATGTCATGACGCCTGAATTCATCTATGTCGATCCGGCAATGAAGCTGACCCGTGTCTTGCAACTCATGGTGGATCACCGGATGAAGAGCCTCCCGGTGCTAGATGCCGAGCAGCGGCTGGTCGGGATCATTGCGCGAGAGGACATCATGCGCGCACTGACCGCGAGCGCGCGCGGATAG
- a CDS encoding CBS domain-containing protein, producing MRAHQIMTRSVITIAPDATILEAANTMLRHHVSGLPVIDAAGRLVGIVSEGDFIRRNEIGTQRKRGRWLKVLLGDSAVDYVRECGRRVSDVMASDPITVTEDATLEEIVNVMETNDIKRLPVMKGDKLVGIVSRANLMHAVASLAREIPDPTADDDHIRSRVLTAIDKNDWSPFGLNVIVRDGIVHLSGVITDERSRQAAMVAAQNVAGVNKVHDHLCWVDTMSGMFLKSPEDIESARAG from the coding sequence ATGCGCGCCCATCAGATCATGACCCGCTCCGTTATTACGATCGCGCCGGATGCTACCATTCTGGAGGCCGCCAATACCATGTTGCGGCATCACGTCAGTGGGCTTCCGGTCATCGATGCGGCCGGCCGGCTCGTCGGCATTGTCTCGGAAGGTGATTTCATTCGCCGCAACGAAATCGGCACGCAGCGCAAGCGCGGTCGCTGGCTCAAAGTCCTGCTGGGCGACTCCGCCGTCGACTACGTTCGTGAGTGCGGCCGCAGAGTCTCGGACGTCATGGCCAGCGATCCGATCACGGTCACCGAAGACGCGACACTGGAAGAGATCGTCAATGTGATGGAGACTAACGACATCAAGCGTCTGCCGGTGATGAAGGGTGACAAGCTCGTCGGCATTGTGTCGCGCGCCAATCTGATGCACGCGGTCGCAAGCCTTGCTCGCGAAATCCCCGACCCGACGGCCGACGACGATCACATTCGCAGCCGCGTCCTGACCGCAATCGATAAGAACGATTGGAGCCCGTTTGGCCTCAACGTCATCGTGCGCGACGGAATTGTCCATCTGAGTGGCGTGATCACCGACGAACGCTCGCGGCAAGCGGCCATGGTGGCCGCGCAGAACGTCGCCGGCGTGAATAAAGTTCACGACCACCTGTGTTGGGTCGATACCATGTCCGGGATGTTTCTGAAGTCGCCCGAGGACATCGAGAGCGCAAGGGCGGGCTAG
- a CDS encoding zinc-dependent alcohol dehydrogenase family protein — protein MHAMVLTAPGAPLRLEQREDPVPGPGAVRVKVSACGVCRTDLHVVDGELPGIAYPIVPGHEVVGRIDALGADVTSLKVGERVGVPWLGYTCGECSYCRSGRENLCDRPRFTGYTRDGGFATHLVADARYCFPLGEAGDDISTAPLLCAGLIGWRSLVMAGEGGRLGIFGFGAAGHIIAQVARWQGRSIYAFTRNGDVEAQALAKSLGAEWAGSSEDRPPAPLDAAIIFAPVGDLVPLALRAVRKGGRVVCAGIHMSDIPSFPYRILWEERQLLSVANLTRGDGIAFLKAATQAGIRTHTSVFPLREANEILSKLRAGQITGAAVLQP, from the coding sequence ATGCATGCCATGGTCCTGACGGCGCCCGGCGCGCCACTGCGGCTTGAGCAGCGGGAGGATCCCGTCCCGGGACCCGGCGCCGTGCGCGTCAAGGTCAGTGCATGCGGGGTTTGCCGGACCGATCTGCATGTCGTCGATGGGGAATTGCCCGGCATCGCCTATCCCATCGTTCCCGGCCACGAGGTGGTCGGCCGAATCGATGCACTCGGCGCCGACGTCACGTCCTTGAAAGTCGGCGAACGGGTCGGTGTTCCCTGGCTCGGCTATACCTGCGGTGAATGTTCCTATTGCCGGAGCGGCCGGGAAAACCTCTGCGATCGTCCGCGCTTCACCGGCTACACGCGCGACGGCGGCTTTGCCACGCATCTGGTAGCGGATGCCCGCTATTGCTTTCCACTTGGCGAGGCCGGCGACGATATCTCGACCGCGCCGTTGCTTTGCGCGGGCCTGATCGGCTGGCGCTCGCTTGTCATGGCGGGCGAAGGAGGGCGCCTCGGCATTTTCGGCTTCGGAGCAGCCGGACATATCATCGCGCAGGTAGCCCGCTGGCAGGGCCGCTCGATCTATGCCTTTACCCGCAACGGCGATGTCGAGGCGCAGGCTCTTGCGAAATCGCTCGGCGCGGAATGGGCCGGGTCATCGGAGGATCGGCCTCCGGCGCCGCTCGACGCTGCGATTATTTTCGCGCCGGTGGGCGATCTCGTTCCACTGGCGTTACGCGCCGTGCGCAAGGGCGGCCGCGTGGTATGCGCGGGCATTCACATGTCGGACATTCCCTCGTTCCCTTACCGTATCCTCTGGGAGGAACGGCAGCTACTTTCGGTCGCCAACCTCACGCGTGGCGACGGCATCGCGTTTTTGAAGGCCGCTACGCAAGCGGGCATCAGGACGCACACCAGCGTGTTTCCGTTGCGGGAAGCAAATGAAATCCTCTCGAAGCTGCGCGCCGGGCAGATCACCGGCGCCGCCGTACTGCAGCCATGA
- a CDS encoding bifunctional aminoglycoside phosphotransferase/ATP-binding protein — MTKQPPANTAVTDADLQQRVLDFLDGSSFGPARGGKRIDTHASMVFLGADRALKIKRAVRLPFLDYSTLERRRRACEEELKVNARNAPELYRRVVAITRNSDGAFEIDGSGTPVEWAVEMTRFDEKQSLDRVAASNTVDPSLATAVADAILRSHDQAPRSDGEGWLASIPPIIERNTAKFRTVRGLDAVAIDHLDAASRGSATALQPLLRQRAAQGFVRRCHGDLHLANIALVESRPVLFDAIEFDPVIATTDVLYDLAFTLMDLIHFNQDAAASTVFNRYLAGAGDEGLDGLRLLPLFQSVRAAIRAHVLFMKSEQAGGDDAVWQEAKCYFDLAGRLIAPKPPLLVAIGGLSGTGKSVLARGLAGLIEPPPGAVIVRSDVIRKHLFGASETTGLPESAYRPDIAKRVYDLLSSTAQRVLAQGCSVVLDAAYLQEAERTEIARLAATHGARFVGLFLTADLATRLARIEQRKGDVSDATREVALKQETFAIGAVNWHMIDASGTPEQSLRSAGISLLGVLGEH; from the coding sequence ATGACCAAGCAACCGCCCGCCAACACAGCCGTTACCGATGCTGACCTGCAGCAGCGCGTGCTCGATTTCCTCGATGGTTCCAGCTTCGGTCCGGCCAGGGGCGGCAAGCGGATCGACACGCATGCCTCCATGGTTTTTCTCGGAGCCGATCGGGCTTTGAAGATCAAGCGTGCCGTACGCCTGCCGTTTCTCGATTATTCAACATTGGAAAGGCGCAGGCGCGCTTGCGAGGAAGAGCTGAAGGTAAACGCCCGCAACGCCCCAGAGCTCTACCGGCGCGTTGTCGCCATCACGCGCAATTCCGATGGCGCCTTTGAAATCGACGGCTCCGGCACTCCCGTCGAATGGGCGGTGGAAATGACGCGGTTCGACGAAAAGCAATCGCTCGATCGCGTCGCGGCATCGAACACGGTCGATCCCTCCCTTGCGACAGCCGTCGCCGATGCGATTCTGCGATCCCACGACCAGGCGCCGCGGTCGGACGGTGAGGGCTGGCTGGCGTCCATTCCACCCATCATCGAACGCAATACCGCAAAATTTCGCACCGTGCGCGGACTTGATGCCGTTGCCATCGATCACCTCGACGCCGCCAGCCGCGGTTCTGCAACGGCATTGCAACCGTTGCTCAGGCAGCGTGCCGCGCAAGGGTTCGTGCGCCGTTGCCACGGCGATCTTCACCTCGCCAACATTGCCCTGGTGGAAAGCCGGCCGGTGCTGTTCGATGCCATCGAATTCGATCCCGTCATCGCCACGACGGATGTCCTCTACGATCTTGCCTTTACGCTGATGGATTTGATTCACTTCAATCAGGATGCGGCGGCAAGCACGGTGTTCAATCGCTACCTTGCGGGGGCAGGGGATGAAGGCCTCGATGGCCTCCGCCTGCTGCCGCTGTTTCAGTCGGTGCGGGCGGCGATCCGCGCGCATGTGCTGTTCATGAAGAGCGAACAGGCCGGAGGGGACGACGCGGTCTGGCAGGAGGCCAAGTGCTATTTCGATCTGGCAGGACGCCTCATTGCGCCCAAGCCGCCGCTGCTGGTGGCGATCGGCGGGTTGTCGGGGACCGGAAAGTCGGTGCTCGCACGCGGGCTCGCGGGCTTGATCGAGCCTCCGCCCGGCGCGGTCATTGTCCGCTCGGATGTCATTCGCAAGCACCTGTTCGGCGCCAGTGAAACCACCGGCCTGCCGGAATCGGCCTATCGGCCCGATATCGCCAAACGCGTGTATGACTTGCTTTCGAGCACCGCGCAGCGTGTCCTCGCCCAGGGCTGTTCGGTCGTGCTCGATGCCGCTTATCTGCAGGAAGCGGAACGGACCGAAATCGCGCGCCTTGCGGCCACGCACGGCGCCCGCTTCGTCGGCCTGTTCCTCACGGCGGATCTCGCGACGCGGCTGGCGCGGATCGAGCAGCGCAAAGGCGATGTTTCTGATGCAACACGGGAGGTTGCC